The Mercenaria mercenaria strain notata chromosome 10, MADL_Memer_1, whole genome shotgun sequence genome contains a region encoding:
- the LOC123564500 gene encoding uncharacterized protein LOC123564500, producing the protein MSSGEGEEPHTKGDLIHLPASSDGEISGVENDVPAVGANEIVSVVESVAQNVSSETGKSGKVKVKNTRKQKEKKTNKASQKANKKGTNKKTSKSKESKLDINDLSKQDIDILKRKLGFPNVLGENLEEESNFIPDYEDFSDENFDPNNRPNLRVEIDSNDISDSEYDLSRAQHENFSVNKNMSNRMLQAMFGSDSNSESKLPESKDEWAPPKLKSVVRGDSISPSLAKLIDMTCTSACCTEDIMQKYNIPQNCDNLSPPMVNQEVWKILDKKSRSYDRMLVEIQNLVATGIVPVIKLAEIMGDAMTQKAKEYISDAITMFGQVQYQLSLRRRYIIRPNLKRKYKNICNQSTPVTSQLFGDDISKEIKNCETGISLAFPKYDTRPFRARPPVYRNSFNRRGRPHPYNQQGNSHNPQYNNMYYQSPAYRGGHVQYRGRRRPTSTVTYASANAPNE; encoded by the coding sequence ATGAGCTCGGGTGAGGGCGAAGAACCCCACACAAAGGGTGATTTGATACATTTGCCCGCAAGTTCTGACGGCGAAATTTCGGGGGTTGAAAATGATGTCCCTGCTGTAGGGGCTAATGAAATAGTTTCAGTTGTCGAATCTGTTGCTCAAAATGTAAGCTCCGAGACGGGTAAGTCCGGAAAAGTTAAAGTAAAAAATACtcgtaaacaaaaagaaaagaaaactaaCAAAGCTTCTCAGAAGGCTAATAAAAAGGGTACAAATAAGAAAACTTCAAAAAGTAAAGAATCTAAGTTGGACATAAATGATTTGTCTAAACAAGATATTGATATTTTGAAGCGTAAGCTTGGTTTTCCCAATGTTTTAGGCGAGAATCTTGAAGAAGAATCAAATTTTATTCCAGATTACGAAGATTTTTCAGACGAAAATTTTGATCCAAATAACCGTCCAAATCTCAGAGTTGAAATTGATAGCAATGATATTTCTGACTCGGAATATGATTTGTCTCGAGCACAACACGAGAATTTTTCTGTTAACAAAAATATGTCAAACAGAATGTTACAGGCTATGTTTGGTAGTGATAGTAATAGTGAATCAAAATTACCAGAATCAAAAGATGAATGGGCACCCCCAAAATTGAAAAGTGTTGTAAGAGGAGATTCTATTTCCCCATCATTAGCAAAGTTAATAGATATGACCTGTACTTCAGCTTGTTGTACAGAGGATATAATGCAGAAATATAATATTCCTCAAAACTGTGACAATTTAAGTCCGCCTATGGTAAACCAAGAAGTATGGAAAATTCTAGACAAAAAGTCCAGAAGTTATGACCGTATGCTTGTCGAAATCCAGAATTTAGTTGCTACAGGCATTGTCCCTGTTATTAAATTAGCTGAAATTATGGGGGACGCCATGACTCAAAAAGCCAAAGAATATATTTCAGATGCCATAACTATGTTTGGCCAGGTACAATACCAACTATCTCTTAGAAGAAGGTATATTATACGCCCAAATCTTAAAAGAAAGTATAAGAATATTTGCAATCAGTCCACACCAGTTACCTCACAGTTGTTTGGAGATGATATttcgaaagaaataaaaaattgtgaAACTGGCATTTCTCTTgcatttccaaaatatgacactAGACCTTTCAGGGCAAGACCACCTGTATACAGAAATTCCTTTAACAGAAGGGGTAGACCACATCCTTACAATCAGCAGGGTAACTCACATAACCCACAATACAATAACATGTATTACCAGTCTCCTGCATACAGAGGTGGACATGTGCAGTACAGGGGTCGGAGACGCCCAACGTCTACAGTGACGTATGCCAGTGCAAATGCCCCAAACGAGTAG